Part of the Gordonia crocea genome is shown below.
CGTAGGCCCATTCGGCGGCCAGGGTCCGGTTGAAGCGTTCGACCTTCCCGTTCGTCTGTGGCCGGTAGGGCTTGGTCTTCTTGTGTTTGATCCCGGCGTCGGCCAGTGCTTCGGCGAACATCGTTGAGCGGTAGCAGGCGCCGTTGTCGGTCATCACTGCGGTCACCCTCACACCGTGCTCGGCGAAGAACGCGTTCGCCCGCCGCCAGAAGCCGGCCGCGGTCTCCTTGCGTTCGTCATCAAGGATCTCCGAGTACGCCACCCGGGAGTGGTCATCGACGGCGTGGTGCAGGTAGCGGTAGCCACGCGAGCCCGGTGCTCCCGAGCGTGCTGCCCGGTCGCGGGCCACACCGGCGGTACGGTCGGCGGCCGATCCGCGACCATGCACACGCCAGCCGCCGCCGTCGGGGATTCGGCCTTGTTTCTTGATGTCGACGTGCACGAGCTGGCCGGGCCGGCCGACCTCGTACCGTTTCGGTTTCGGTCTGCGTACCGGCAGTCCGGTGGCCTGGTCGATATTGGCCAGCAGCGGCATCTGATAGCGGTCGAGGACCCGGCCGACCGTCGAACGCGGGATACCCAGGTGATAGGCGATCCGATGCGGGCCCCACCGGCGGGTGCAGCGCAGGTTGATGATCCGGCGCTCGGTGCGGCGGGGCAGCCGGGCCGGTGAACGTGTGGGCCGGGAACTGCGGTCGGTCAGCACCTGGCCGGCGCGGTAGCGGTCGGCCCACCGCTTGGCTGTGGCCGGTGAACACTGGAACCGTTCGGCAGCGCGCCGCAGTGACCAGCCCTGGTCCACCACGAGTGAAGCAAGACGTCGACGCCCCTCGGGCGTCAAAGGTGCGTTAGCGTGAGTCACGAAGACCTCCGTGGCTAGATGGTGGTTGTGGTAACCCACATCCTGCCCGGAGGTCTTCGCCTCACCTCAGATGTTCACAACGTGTCGGGGAAGTACATCTAGTCCACGCGGTTGGTGGCGGTCACCAGCCACA
Proteins encoded:
- a CDS encoding IS481 family transposase — translated: MTHANAPLTPEGRRRLASLVVDQGWSLRRAAERFQCSPATAKRWADRYRAGQVLTDRSSRPTRSPARLPRRTERRIINLRCTRRWGPHRIAYHLGIPRSTVGRVLDRYQMPLLANIDQATGLPVRRPKPKRYEVGRPGQLVHVDIKKQGRIPDGGGWRVHGRGSAADRTAGVARDRAARSGAPGSRGYRYLHHAVDDHSRVAYSEILDDERKETAAGFWRRANAFFAEHGVRVTAVMTDNGACYRSTMFAEALADAGIKHKKTKPYRPQTNGKVERFNRTLAAEWAYAKPYASEAEREAAYTAWLHHYNHHRPHTGIGGQVPSDRVHNLTGKYN